Proteins from a genomic interval of Xiphophorus maculatus strain JP 163 A chromosome 7, X_maculatus-5.0-male, whole genome shotgun sequence:
- the nup62 gene encoding nuclear pore glycoprotein p62 yields MSGGFNFGQPSGFFPAQKTTAGAPAAGFALTNSAPAATGGGFSFGAPTGQTNPNPTGSFSFGNPAKSSAPGTSFSFGTPTTTFGLGTAPQTTAAAPGLTLGSMLAPSTGTGFTLGGGLSSQTTAAAPAGGGFTFGGAAQAPAASAAAPAATTAAGAAGGVPFGGFSFGGSKVLVTTASASPAPAAPAPTGAGGGGGFSFGTTAPSTSAAATIQSGGGGFSFGVKPSSTPAPPAYTQAASAAPSGPSLFASPLTTATAAPAATTGFLLGTAPASIASTATPSATGGGLNFTLKPLGSAATTAAASTTITAPAATTGTAVGFSLGVKPLSSTAMTAITTAATLTTTTAATTTNPPVMSYAQLESLINKWSLELEDQERHFLQQATQVNAWDRMLVENGEKITSLHKELEKVKLDQRRLNQELDFILSQQKELEDLLCPLEESVKEQSGTIYMQNADEERERTYKLAENVDAQLKRMSQDLKEIIEHLNTSSGPADTSDPLQQICKILNAHMDSLQWIDQNSVLLQRRVEEVSKLCDTQRKEQEKTFRLTFD; encoded by the exons ATGAGTGGTGGATTCAACTTCGGTCAGCCTTCAGGCTTCTTCCCAGCCCAGAAGACCACCGCTGGTGCTCCCGCCGCAGGTTTCGCTTTAACAAACTCCGCTCCTGCAGCCACCGGAGGCGGCTTCAGCTTCGGGGCTCCCACCGGTCAGACCAACCCCAACCCCACCGGCTCCTTCAGCTTCGGCAACCCAGCGAAGAGCTCCGCACCCGGTACGAGTTTCTCTTTTGGGACCCCCACCACCACGTTTGGCCTGGGCACGGCCCCTCAAACCACAGCGGCGGCCCCGGGGCTCACTCTAGGCTCCATGTTGGCTCCCTCCACGGGGACTGGGTTCACTCTGGGCGGGGGGTTGTCCTCTCAGACCACcgctgcagctcctgcaggtGGAGGCTTCACCTTCGGAGGTGCCGCTCAGGCTCCAGCTGCATCAGCAGCTGCACCTGCAGCTAcgacagcagcaggagcagcaggtgGTGTTCCGTTTGGAGGCTTCAGCTTCGGGGGGTCCAAAGTCCTGGTGACCACAGCTTCAgcatctcctgctccagctgcaCCAGCACCAACAGgagcaggaggtggaggagggttCAGCTTCGGCACCACTGCCCCCTCCACCTCCGCAGCTGCGACAATCCAGAGCGGAGGTGGAGGATTCAGCTTTGGGGTGAAACCATCGTCAACCCCGGCTCCGCCTGCCTACACCCAGGCTGCCTCTGCGGCTCCCTCAGGTCCATCTCTGTTTGCTTCACCCCTCACCACGGCGACAGCAGCCCCTGCAGCAACCACAGGGTTCTTGCTGGGGACAGCTCCGGCATCAATAGCGAGCACCGCAACACCGTCAGCTACAGGCGGGGGACTGAACTTCACCCTCAAGCCCCTGGGGTCAGCCGCTACCACGGCTGCTGCCTCCACCACCATCACAGCTCCAGCCGCCACGACTGGCACCGCTGTCGGTTTCAGCCTGGGAGTCAAACCTCTGTCCAGCACCGCCATGACGGCCATCACAACAGCCGCAACCCTCACCACTACCACCGCCGCCACCACTACGAATCCTCCGGTGATGAGCTACGCCCAGCTGGAGAGCCTCATAAACAAGTGGAGCCTGGAGCTAGAGGACCAGGAGAGACACTTCCTGCAGCAGGCGACGCAGGTGAACGCCTGGGACCGCATGCTGGTGGAGAACGGAGAGAAGATCACGTCCCTGCACAAGGAGCTGGAGAAGGTGAAGCTGGACCAGCGGCGGCTCAACCAGGAGCTGGACTTCATCCTGTCGCAGcagaaggagctggaggacCTGCTCTGCCCGCTGGAGGAGTCGGTGAAGGAGCAGAGCGGCACCATCTACATGCAGAACGCCGACGAGGAGCGAGAGAGGACGTACAAGCTGGCTGAGAACGTGGACGCGCAGCTGAAGAGGATGTCACAGGACCTGAAGGAGATCATTGAACACCTGAACACATCCAGCGGACCAGCAGACACCAGCGATCCG CTTCAGCAGATTTGTAAAATCCTCAACGCCCACATGGATTCTCTGCAGTGGATCGACCAGAACTCGGTTCTGCTACAGCGGAGGGTGGAGGAAGTGTCCAAACTGTGTGATACGCAGCGCAAGGAGCAGGAGAAAACCTTTCGCTTAACCTTTGACTGA